One Opitutia bacterium DNA segment encodes these proteins:
- a CDS encoding cytidylate kinase-like family protein, translating into MTPHTYLEHGLSVLHARLRTPRQPGQPGSRAGVRPFVTLSRESGAGSTTLGRELVTLLDREAANDGTRWVLLDRDLLDQALKHHSLPATLAEFLPEDRVSEIRATIGELVGLHPSLWQLEQKVAEAVLQLAHVGHVILAGRAAHLITRALPGGVHVRLVASRDVRIARTAQSLHCNHADAARHVDQQDEARRRFVRANFDADLDDPHAYDLVLNTDRLSARAAAEIVVAALLQRNAHEHEAHVPAIE; encoded by the coding sequence ATGACCCCGCACACCTACCTCGAACACGGCCTCTCCGTCCTCCACGCACGCCTGCGCACGCCGCGCCAACCCGGCCAACCCGGCTCGCGCGCCGGCGTCCGTCCGTTCGTCACGCTCTCGCGCGAGAGCGGTGCCGGCTCCACCACGCTCGGCCGGGAACTCGTGACGCTGCTCGATCGCGAAGCCGCGAACGACGGCACGCGCTGGGTTCTGCTCGACCGCGATTTGCTCGACCAAGCCCTCAAGCACCACAGCCTGCCCGCCACGCTCGCGGAATTCCTGCCCGAGGATCGCGTCTCCGAAATCCGCGCCACCATCGGCGAACTCGTCGGTCTGCACCCGTCACTCTGGCAACTCGAGCAGAAGGTCGCGGAGGCGGTCCTTCAACTCGCGCATGTCGGCCACGTGATTCTCGCCGGCCGTGCGGCTCATCTCATCACCCGCGCGCTTCCCGGCGGCGTGCACGTGCGTCTCGTGGCCTCGCGCGACGTCCGCATCGCCCGCACCGCGCAGAGCCTGCATTGCAATCACGCCGACGCCGCGCGCCACGTGGATCAGCAGGACGAGGCGCGCCGTCGGTTTGTCCGCGCCAACTTCGACGCCGATCTCGACGATCCGCACGCCTACGACTTGGTGCTCAACACCGACCGCCTCAGCGCCCGCGCCGCCGCCGAAATTGTCGTCGCCGCACTGCTCCAGCGCAACGCGCACGAGCACGAGGCGCACGTTCCCGCCATCGAGTAG
- a CDS encoding TonB family protein — MVARRLPLVYSAALRQVGGDVHLARDVAQGVFADLARKAAVLAGRESLSGWLYTSAGYAAAKAVRGEQRRRWREQEAHAMDELTRNDEPAADWTVLRPVIDDAMRDLAERDREAVLLRFFENRGFAEIGARLRIGENGARMRVERALDKLHAALARRGVGSSATALGAALAANAVGAAPSGLAGAIAAGAPAAAIGVSGFFMAVTKLQWTVGAAVLAAGALTGVVQYRANAALAQDVAQLRTMADDVAAEQRRLHAPPAGSDELERLRAAAAELPGLQARVRERFDELQKRQASRAATVPVRPRKAAPAGPVLPLAELDLKPRPLKQVPPTYPAVMLEFGITGHAVVSFVIGSDGAVADAKVLSSTHGAFDEPALAALAEWKFAPGQKAGMPVNTRAEMALVFTVQRDTDDWF; from the coding sequence TTGGTCGCGCGGCGGCTGCCGCTGGTTTACTCGGCGGCGCTCCGGCAGGTCGGCGGCGATGTCCATCTCGCGCGCGACGTGGCGCAAGGAGTGTTCGCCGATCTCGCGCGCAAGGCCGCGGTGCTCGCCGGGCGCGAGTCGCTCAGCGGCTGGCTCTACACGAGCGCGGGCTACGCGGCGGCCAAGGCGGTGCGCGGGGAGCAACGCCGGCGATGGCGCGAGCAGGAGGCGCATGCGATGGACGAGCTGACGCGGAATGACGAGCCGGCGGCCGACTGGACGGTGCTGCGGCCCGTCATCGACGACGCGATGCGGGATCTGGCGGAACGGGATCGCGAGGCGGTTTTGCTCCGGTTTTTTGAAAACCGCGGCTTCGCGGAGATCGGTGCCCGGTTGCGGATCGGCGAAAACGGCGCGCGGATGCGCGTGGAGCGCGCGCTCGACAAGCTGCATGCCGCACTCGCGCGGCGCGGTGTCGGCTCCAGCGCGACGGCGCTCGGCGCGGCATTGGCGGCGAATGCGGTCGGCGCGGCGCCGAGCGGGCTCGCGGGCGCGATCGCGGCCGGCGCTCCGGCGGCGGCAATCGGAGTGAGCGGATTTTTTATGGCTGTGACGAAACTTCAGTGGACGGTGGGCGCGGCGGTGTTGGCGGCCGGCGCGTTGACCGGCGTGGTGCAATACCGCGCCAACGCGGCGCTGGCGCAAGATGTCGCGCAGCTGCGAACGATGGCCGACGACGTCGCGGCCGAGCAGCGGCGGCTGCACGCGCCGCCGGCCGGAAGCGACGAACTGGAGCGGTTGCGCGCGGCGGCCGCGGAGTTGCCGGGATTGCAGGCACGCGTGCGCGAGCGGTTCGACGAGCTGCAGAAAAGGCAGGCGTCTCGCGCGGCGACGGTGCCGGTGCGGCCGCGCAAGGCGGCGCCCGCCGGTCCGGTGCTGCCGTTGGCGGAGCTGGACTTGAAGCCGCGTCCTCTGAAACAGGTGCCGCCGACGTATCCGGCGGTGATGCTCGAGTTCGGCATCACGGGGCACGCCGTGGTGAGTTTTGTCATCGGGTCCGACGGGGCGGTCGCGGATGCGAAGGTGCTGTCGTCGACGCACGGCGCGTTCGACGAGCCGGCGCTGGCGGCGTTGGCGGAGTGGAAGTTCGCGCCGGGCCAGAAGGCGGGCATGCCGGTGAACACGCGGGCGGAGATGGCGCTCGTCTTCACGGTGCAGCGCGACACCGACGACTGGTTTTGA